From a single Cyclobacterium marinum DSM 745 genomic region:
- a CDS encoding PAS domain-containing sensor histidine kinase — MNYKGKSKEELIKELQKLEKTNDVLRLSLEKEKNNRIPKEKCLRENSFRLMVQNSPDVIWTLDKNYRYTYISPSISKLRGLLPEEAMKEKIQDTISLDSQEDFFDAIADLRDEVKQKSYQPVTVEVKQNHKNGHIIWVEIVINAYFNEQGDQIGYMGISREITQRKIAEIELLEKKGKYHTLTENMKEVVWSIDTESMLIDYVSPSIIQLLGYTSEEILSGSIELVTTRKTLKIIHKQVDKAKDNFKINSSDKDNNYHVEVELLRKDGSKVWVELTSRFVKNRVTGQLEMYCRTRNITERKLAEEALKSSLERFDTLVAMVSVGVYIFWIRSNGHMEFEYVSDRWRDIHDVRPDEDMTDITTVNNKIHKDDIEDFLLANMEAARDRKPFVWEGRFNIKNDERWFRIESIPIGYENGDIRWFGVTQDITERYNAEEALRKSEEKLRELNAQKDKFFSIIAHDLKNPFNAIMGLSQLLIDQIKEKDYEGIEEYGTYISESTEKAMNLLVNLLNWARSQTGRMEFNPENFEIVELIEENKMLLAGNASQKLISIKTSLPEKLTVFADKQMISTVIRNLLSNAIKFTKENKEILITVKENPENIHVSIKDQGIGIAADRLEKLFRIDSSVSTPDTNNERGTGLGLILCKEFVVKHGGNIGVDSEKGKGSTFYFTLPKNG; from the coding sequence TTGAATTATAAAGGAAAAAGTAAAGAAGAACTTATAAAGGAGCTTCAGAAATTAGAGAAGACAAATGATGTTTTAAGACTTTCTTTGGAAAAAGAAAAGAACAACCGTATACCTAAGGAAAAGTGTTTAAGGGAAAATAGCTTTCGTTTGATGGTGCAGAATAGCCCGGATGTCATTTGGACCTTAGATAAAAACTATCGCTATACTTATATCAGTCCATCAATAAGCAAACTACGAGGACTACTGCCTGAAGAGGCAATGAAGGAAAAAATTCAAGACACAATATCCCTTGATTCTCAGGAAGATTTTTTTGATGCAATAGCGGACTTGAGGGATGAAGTGAAGCAAAAGAGTTACCAACCTGTTACTGTTGAAGTTAAACAAAACCATAAGAATGGGCATATAATATGGGTGGAAATAGTTATTAATGCCTACTTCAATGAGCAAGGTGATCAAATCGGTTATATGGGAATTTCACGGGAAATCACTCAACGTAAAATAGCTGAAATTGAGCTTCTTGAAAAAAAGGGGAAGTACCATACGCTTACCGAAAACATGAAAGAAGTTGTATGGAGCATTGATACCGAATCAATGTTAATTGATTATGTGAGTCCTTCGATAATTCAACTTCTTGGTTATACATCCGAAGAAATATTGTCAGGATCTATTGAACTTGTAACAACTCGCAAAACCTTAAAAATTATCCATAAACAAGTTGATAAAGCGAAAGACAATTTCAAGATAAACAGCTCTGATAAAGACAATAATTACCATGTTGAGGTTGAATTATTACGCAAAGATGGTTCTAAAGTTTGGGTGGAGTTGACAAGTAGGTTTGTCAAGAATAGAGTAACAGGGCAATTAGAGATGTATTGCCGGACGCGAAATATTACAGAACGTAAACTCGCTGAGGAGGCCCTCAAAAGTAGTTTAGAACGCTTTGATACCCTGGTGGCAATGGTGTCGGTGGGTGTCTATATATTTTGGATAAGGTCTAATGGCCATATGGAATTTGAGTATGTCAGTGATCGATGGCGAGATATTCATGATGTTAGGCCTGATGAGGACATGACCGATATAACTACTGTTAATAATAAAATACACAAAGATGATATAGAAGATTTTCTATTAGCAAATATGGAAGCTGCTCGTGATCGCAAACCCTTTGTTTGGGAAGGTCGATTTAATATTAAAAATGATGAACGTTGGTTTAGGATTGAATCTATTCCTATAGGCTATGAAAATGGAGATATAAGATGGTTTGGCGTTACTCAGGACATTACAGAACGATACAATGCAGAAGAGGCATTACGTAAAAGCGAGGAGAAGCTACGTGAACTTAATGCTCAGAAAGACAAGTTTTTTTCAATTATTGCGCATGACCTTAAAAACCCTTTTAACGCAATAATGGGCTTAAGCCAATTGCTTATTGATCAAATAAAAGAAAAAGATTACGAAGGAATAGAAGAATATGGGACCTATATAAGTGAATCGACAGAAAAAGCGATGAATTTATTGGTAAACCTGTTGAATTGGGCACGTTCTCAAACCGGTCGGATGGAGTTTAATCCAGAAAACTTTGAAATTGTAGAATTGATAGAGGAAAACAAGATGCTTTTGGCCGGGAACGCAAGTCAAAAATTAATTAGCATTAAAACTTCATTACCTGAAAAATTAACTGTTTTTGCTGATAAGCAAATGATCAGTACTGTCATTAGGAATCTATTGTCTAATGCCATTAAGTTTACAAAGGAGAATAAGGAAATTCTCATAACAGTAAAGGAGAATCCAGAAAACATTCATGTCTCTATAAAAGATCAAGGCATTGGAATAGCCGCTGACAGACTTGAGAAATTATTTAGGATCGATTCAAGCGTATCAACTCCTGACACAAATAATGAAAGAGGGACCGGGCTTGGATTGATTTTATGTAAAGAATTTGTAGTAAAGCATGGTGGAAATATAGGAGTGGATAGTGAGAAGGGTAAAGGGTCAACTTTTTATTTTACCCTTCCCAAAAATGGATAG
- a CDS encoding 3-keto-disaccharide hydrolase gives MIKFTLQYIGLVVFVLGTVFLSACSKKSPQEEVVLFNGQDLNNWSSADMSYWSVSDGAIVGGEGKDSIGHNQFIWHKEKVKDFYLKVQVKMVPNTTNAGIQFRSQKMGEEALGYQADIGEGVWGRLYHESGRQKLHWEGKGEAAVKKNEWNTYEILALGNNIWTAINGTLSVAYQDPNGELEGFIALQVHAGPAQLVKYKPVKLIHNPEMMLENYSESELLEALVEATNKPYTGEGH, from the coding sequence ATGATAAAATTTACCCTTCAATACATAGGACTAGTAGTATTTGTTTTAGGTACGGTTTTCTTGAGTGCTTGTAGCAAAAAGAGCCCACAGGAGGAAGTTGTCTTATTTAATGGACAAGACCTTAACAATTGGAGTTCAGCTGATATGAGTTATTGGTCAGTATCAGATGGGGCTATAGTTGGAGGAGAAGGTAAAGATTCAATTGGACACAATCAATTCATTTGGCACAAAGAAAAAGTAAAGGATTTTTATTTGAAAGTTCAGGTGAAAATGGTGCCAAATACCACCAATGCCGGTATTCAGTTTCGGTCTCAAAAAATGGGAGAAGAAGCTTTAGGCTATCAGGCTGATATAGGTGAAGGCGTGTGGGGAAGGTTATACCATGAAAGTGGTAGGCAAAAATTACATTGGGAAGGAAAAGGAGAAGCAGCAGTTAAAAAGAACGAATGGAATACCTATGAAATTCTGGCTTTAGGCAATAATATCTGGACAGCCATTAATGGCACCCTCTCAGTGGCCTATCAAGATCCCAATGGAGAATTAGAAGGTTTTATAGCTTTACAAGTACATGCCGGGCCAGCACAACTTGTTAAATACAAACCTGTGAAATTAATCCATAATCCGGAAATGATGTTAGAGAATTATAGTGAATCGGAATTGCTGGAAGCCTTGGTTGAAGCAACTAATAAGCCCTATACGGGGGAGGGGCATTAG